The Nocardia sp. NBC_01503 sequence CGCGCACCACATCGTGATTGAGCGCCGCACCCCAGGAGGCGAGGTCGGCGGCGGGATCGCCCGATGGGGCTCCGCCGAGGACGAGTACCGGCAGGGTGGTGGCGTCCAGGGCCGAGATCTCCTGCGGGGCGGGGATCTTCAACCAGGTGTAGGCCGAGGTGACGCCGAGACCGGAGGCGATCGTTATCGCCCGCTGCAGTGACGCGGCATCGCGATGCATGATCAGCGCGCCGGAGGGATCGCGACCGTACGGCAGCGGCTCCACCATGGCCATGAGTCCGTGCTCGGCGAGTTCGGAGACCGCTCGCGCACAGGCTTCGAGGGTGGGAATGGTGCCCGGATCCGAATCGACCATGCGCAGCAGCATCTTTCCGCCGTCGAGGCGGTACTTCACCAGTGACTCCGCGTCGTACCCTGTGAAGCGGTCGTCGATCTCCCAATCGGCTCCCGCCAGCCCACCGCGGTTCATGGAGCCGATGACGATCTTGTCGTGCACGGCATCCAGGAGCAGCAACTCCTCGACAATGTCCGGGGAGCCGAGCACACCGTCCACGGCCGGATTGTCCAGGGCGATCAGCAGTCGCTCCAGCAGGGTGCGGCGACCGGCCATGGCGGTACTGTCACCACCCACGCCGAGCGCACCGCGCGCGGGATGATCGGCGGCGACCAGGAACAGGGTTCCCTTGTCCGACAGCAGGTTCGGCCGCCGGATGCGATCGGCATAGGCGCGCCGCACCGCCTCGGGTTCGGTCGCTCGGGCCCGCAGCAGGCGGTACCAGCGGTCATCGGTCAGGTGCACAGCAACTCCTCGATCTCGGCCTCGGTCGGCATGGCGTCGGCGCAGGCCAGGCGGGAGGCGACCAGCGCCCCGGCCGCATTGGCGAAGGTACCCAGGCGGTGTGGATCCCAGCCGGCCAGCAGGCCGTGGATGAGCGCGCCGCCGAAGCCGTCGCCCGCGCCCAGTCCGCACACCACCTCGACGCGACAGGGTGGGACGGTCCAGCGTTCGGTCGCGGTGGCCACGAGTACGCCCTCGGCGCCGCGTTTGATCACCGCGAGACGGACGCCGCGGGCGAGCAGGCGGTCGGCGGCCTTGTCGGGATCGGCGGTGCCGACGGCCACCTCGACCTCGGTTCTATTGCCCACCACCACATTCACGTGATCGACCATCCAGCCGATCTCGGCGCGCGCGGTCTCGACATCGGGCCAGAACATGGGGCGGTAGTCCAGGTCCAGCACGGTATGGCCGCGCCGGTCGCGCCGCTCCAGGATGGCGCGCTGGGTGGTGCGGCCGGGTTCGGCGCTCACCCCGGTACCGGTGACCCACAGCAGGGGTACGGAATCGACTATCTCCCAGGGGATCTCATCGTGGGTGAGGGTCAGGTCCGGGGCGATGGGCGCGCGATAGAACACCAGCGGCGGATCGGCGGGTGGGTTGAGTTCGCAGAACACCACGGGCGTCTGGAGATTCGGCGCGGTGCCGACATAGCGGTTCTCGACGCCGAAGTCCGTCAGCGCGGTGCGGACGAAGTCGCCGAAACTGTCGGGTCCGACCTTGGTGAGCAGTGCCGTGCGGCGGCCGAGCCGGGCCGCCGCCACCGCGACATTGGTCGCGGTGCCGCCGAGGAATTTGGCGAAGGTCGAGACCTCCGCCAGCGGCACCCCGCTCTGCTCCGGGTACAGGTCCACCCCGACGCGGCCGATGGTCAGCACCTCCGGTTCGGTCACGGCGTCACCACTCGCTGCAATTCGTGTTGCAGGGCTTCGAGTTCCGCGCCGCCGGACATCTGACGGGTCAGTTCGTTGAGGTCGATCTCGGACTTCTCGTAGGAGCCGAGTTGGCCGCCGCGCTGCAGCAGCAGGAAGCGGTCGCCGACCGGGTAGGCGTGGTGCGGGTTATGCGTGATGAGTACGACGCCCAGGCCGCGGTCGCGGGCCTGTACGACATAGCGGAGCACGATGCCCGCCTGTTTGACACCCAGTGCGGCGGTCGGTTCGTCGAGGATGAGCACCTTCGCGCCGTAGTACACCGCGCGGGCGATGGCCACACATTGACGCTGGCCGCCGGAGAGGGTGCCGACCGGCTGTTCCAGGTCTCGGATCTCGATTCCCATGTCTTCCAGGGCTTTCCGGGTGATGTCCTGGGCTCGGCGGCGGTCCAGCATTTGGATCGGGCCGAGCCGTTTCACCGGTTCGGAGCCGAGGACGAAGTTGCGCCAGACGCTCATCAGCGGGACCACGGCCAGATCCTGGTAGACGGTGGCGATGCCCAGGTCCAAAGAGTCACGCGGAGAGGAGAATCGAGTGGCCTCGCCATTGACGCGCAGTTCCCCGG is a genomic window containing:
- a CDS encoding ATP-binding cassette domain-containing protein codes for the protein MTSQAPLIETVDIGKSYGGVVALHDVSMVVNPGEVTCVLGDNGAGKSTLIKILAGVHQHDAGELRVNGEATRFSSPRDSLDLGIATVYQDLAVVPLMSVWRNFVLGSEPVKRLGPIQMLDRRRAQDITRKALEDMGIEIRDLEQPVGTLSGGQRQCVAIARAVYYGAKVLILDEPTAALGVKQAGIVLRYVVQARDRGLGVVLITHNPHHAYPVGDRFLLLQRGGQLGSYEKSEIDLNELTRQMSGGAELEALQHELQRVVTP
- a CDS encoding Cgl0159 family (beta/alpha)8-fold protein, translated to MHLTDDRWYRLLRARATEPEAVRRAYADRIRRPNLLSDKGTLFLVAADHPARGALGVGGDSTAMAGRRTLLERLLIALDNPAVDGVLGSPDIVEELLLLDAVHDKIVIGSMNRGGLAGADWEIDDRFTGYDAESLVKYRLDGGKMLLRMVDSDPGTIPTLEACARAVSELAEHGLMAMVEPLPYGRDPSGALIMHRDAASLQRAITIASGLGVTSAYTWLKIPAPQEISALDATTLPVLVLGGAPSGDPAADLASWGAALNHDVVRGLVVGRSLLYPPDGDVAGAVDAAARVLAAAS
- the iolC gene encoding 5-dehydro-2-deoxygluconokinase; translation: MTEPEVLTIGRVGVDLYPEQSGVPLAEVSTFAKFLGGTATNVAVAAARLGRRTALLTKVGPDSFGDFVRTALTDFGVENRYVGTAPNLQTPVVFCELNPPADPPLVFYRAPIAPDLTLTHDEIPWEIVDSVPLLWVTGTGVSAEPGRTTQRAILERRDRRGHTVLDLDYRPMFWPDVETARAEIGWMVDHVNVVVGNRTEVEVAVGTADPDKAADRLLARGVRLAVIKRGAEGVLVATATERWTVPPCRVEVVCGLGAGDGFGGALIHGLLAGWDPHRLGTFANAAGALVASRLACADAMPTEAEIEELLCT